A region of Thermus oshimai DSM 12092 DNA encodes the following proteins:
- a CDS encoding Stp1/IreP family PP2C-type Ser/Thr phosphatase: MPDLLSALRTHPGLRRPKNEDAVGGVGTPWGGVFVVADGMGGHRTGEVASRLAVEAILEVLSQKEPSPKALLEAFEEANRRIYQEAQRPENRGMGTTATCLLLDLPYALIAHVGDSRAYLFRKGVLKQLTEDHSWVAERVRQGLLTVEEARTHRWRNVITNALGSFPEARVDLLGLKVEPGDIFLLCTDGLYGVLEDRTLQEVLRNYPPEEAAERLVALANEWGGPDNISVAVVRVPETLPERTRPYALPLEAAGGEPVHLKLGEVPEELPTQVLEPKPRPRVGWRDVLLILLWVVVVAYILLGYFRGP; this comes from the coding sequence GTGCCCGATCTCCTTTCGGCCCTCCGCACCCACCCCGGCCTTAGGCGCCCCAAGAACGAGGACGCGGTGGGTGGGGTGGGGACCCCTTGGGGCGGGGTCTTCGTGGTGGCGGACGGGATGGGGGGGCACCGCACGGGGGAGGTGGCCTCGAGGCTGGCCGTGGAGGCCATCCTGGAGGTCCTAAGCCAAAAGGAGCCTTCCCCCAAGGCCCTCCTGGAGGCCTTTGAGGAGGCGAACCGGAGGATCTACCAGGAGGCCCAGCGCCCGGAGAACCGGGGGATGGGCACCACCGCCACCTGCCTCCTCCTGGACCTCCCCTACGCCCTCATCGCCCACGTGGGGGACTCCCGGGCCTACCTCTTCCGCAAGGGGGTTCTGAAGCAGCTCACCGAGGACCACTCCTGGGTGGCGGAGCGGGTCCGCCAGGGCCTCCTCACGGTGGAGGAGGCCCGCACCCACCGCTGGCGCAACGTGATCACCAACGCCCTGGGCTCCTTCCCGGAGGCCCGGGTGGACCTCTTGGGCCTCAAGGTGGAGCCCGGGGACATCTTTCTCCTCTGCACGGACGGGCTTTATGGGGTCCTGGAGGACCGCACCCTGCAGGAGGTGCTGAGGAACTACCCACCCGAGGAGGCGGCCGAGCGCCTGGTGGCCTTGGCCAACGAGTGGGGGGGGCCGGACAACATCAGCGTGGCCGTGGTCCGCGTGCCCGAAACCCTTCCCGAAAGGACCCGCCCCTACGCCCTGCCCCTCGAGGCCGCGGGGGGTGAACCCGTGCACCTGAAGCTGGGGGAGGTGCCGGAGGAGCTCCCCACCCAGGTTCTGGAGCCCAAGCCCCGCCCCCGGGTGGGCTGGCGGGACGTCCTCCTCATCCTCCTTTGGGTGGTGGTGGTGGCCTACATCCTCCTGGGCTACTTCCGCGGGCCCTAG
- a CDS encoding LysR family transcriptional regulator — MNLRRLRCFLVLAEERNFHRAAERLFLSQPGLTQQIRALERELGVRLLERRPFRLTPAGEVLYREGRALLERAEALKERVRRAGRAELRFGVPENLLPDLMPLLDHLRRGLGRAVEILEMHTPEQVKALKEGRLDYGLAGLRVEDPAIAKEPLLKVPIVVALPEDHPWARAERVPLRALKDEPFLLMPKEALPPLYEAFMEVFRRAGFQPKVVREVARFPQAVGLVAAGVGVYLTLAPYRVFPHPGVVLRPLLEEAALEVALIYPKAPPPPSLEEVRALLKALVL, encoded by the coding sequence ATGAACCTGCGCCGCCTGCGCTGCTTTCTGGTCCTCGCGGAGGAGCGGAACTTCCACCGGGCGGCGGAGCGCCTTTTCCTCTCCCAGCCCGGCCTCACCCAGCAGATCCGGGCCCTGGAGAGGGAGCTTGGGGTGCGCCTTTTGGAGAGGCGCCCCTTCCGCCTGACCCCGGCGGGGGAGGTGCTCTACCGGGAGGGCCGGGCCCTTCTGGAACGGGCGGAGGCCCTAAAGGAGCGGGTCCGGCGGGCCGGACGGGCGGAGCTCCGCTTTGGGGTCCCGGAGAACCTCCTCCCCGACCTCATGCCCCTTCTGGACCACCTGAGGCGGGGCCTGGGCCGAGCGGTGGAGATCCTGGAGATGCACACCCCCGAGCAGGTGAAGGCCCTGAAGGAGGGCCGCCTGGACTACGGCCTGGCGGGGCTTAGGGTGGAGGATCCCGCCATCGCCAAGGAGCCCCTCCTGAAGGTGCCCATCGTGGTGGCCTTGCCCGAGGACCACCCCTGGGCGAGGGCGGAGCGGGTGCCCCTGAGGGCGCTGAAGGACGAGCCTTTCCTCCTCATGCCCAAGGAGGCCCTGCCGCCCCTCTACGAGGCCTTCATGGAGGTCTTCCGCCGGGCGGGCTTCCAGCCCAAGGTGGTGCGGGAGGTGGCCCGCTTTCCCCAGGCGGTGGGCCTGGTGGCCGCGGGGGTGGGGGTCTACCTTACCCTGGCCCCCTACCGGGTCTTCCCCCACCCCGGGGTGGTGCTGAGGCCCCTTTTGGAGGAGGCGGCGTTGGAGGTGGCCCTCATCTACCCCAAGGCCCCCCCGCCCCCCTCTTTGGAGGAGGTCCGGGCCCTCCTCAAGGCCCTGGTCCTTTAG